The Pantoea vagans genome contains the following window.
GTTAGCGGATTATCAGGATGGTCTGGTCCCGCCAGTGTTGCTGGCTACCGATCCGCTCTCTATGCGAATCTACACGGAAGAGGAAAACCAGCGTTTAGATGCCGAGTGTCGCGGTTTTATTTTGTTCCTGGAGCAAGTTCAGGTGCTGAATATGGAAACGCGCGAGATGGTCATCGAACGTGTTATGGCCCTTGATACCCTGGAGTTCGATCTGGAAGACCTCAAATGGGTGGTGCTGATGGTGTTGTTTAATATCCCTGGATGTGAAAACGCTTATCAGCAGATGGAAGAACTGCTATTCGACGTCAATGAAGGTATGCTGCATTAATTTGCGATTAATACAGTCGGAATTATGAGTAAATCAGCATTATTCTCCGTGCGTAAACACGATCCCTGCCCCGCTTGCGGGGCAGATTTAGTGATACGTGCCGGTAAACATGGCCCTTTTCTTGGCTGTGTCAATTATCCAACCTGCGACTACATTCGCCCGCTAAAAAGCCAGGGTGATGGACACATTGTCAAAGTTCTGGAAGGTCATGCTTGCCCAGAATGTGGTGCG
Protein-coding sequences here:
- the smg gene encoding DUF494 family protein Smg is translated as MFDVLMYLFETYIHNEAEMRVDQDKLTDDLTDAGFHREDIYNALNWLERLADYQDGLVPPVLLATDPLSMRIYTEEENQRLDAECRGFILFLEQVQVLNMETREMVIERVMALDTLEFDLEDLKWVVLMVLFNIPGCENAYQQMEELLFDVNEGMLH